One region of Thunnus albacares chromosome 8, fThuAlb1.1, whole genome shotgun sequence genomic DNA includes:
- the LOC122987489 gene encoding adaptin ear-binding coat-associated protein 1-like: protein MATEGLSEYESVLCVKPEVNVYRIPPRASNRAIRAADWKLDAPDWTGRMRVTARGKVAYVKLEDKISGELFAQAPVEEYPGITVETVSDSSRYFVLRIQDDNGRSAFIGIGFGDRGDAFDFNVALQDHFKWVKQENELTKQAQAPDSTPKLDLGFKEGQTITLNIGQSKKKDRSRPQSSGGIGLLPPPPGGKLAPPPSSRSNSHNTQPSAGGSDTGCLLDLDSTNSNSAAPSNPTTTASSDLWGDFDSVSPKVTVETAEKQDHWKDAHSFNL from the exons ATGGCGACCGAGGGTCTGAGCGAGTACGAGTCGGTCCTCTGTGTCAAACCCGAAGTCAACGTTTACCGAATCCCACCGAGAGCATCCAACCGGGCGATCAG gGCTGCCGATTGGAAGCTGGATGCTCCTGACTGGACGGGACGCATGCGTGTGACGGCTCGGGGCAAAGTGGCCTACGTGAAATTGGAAGACAAAATCTCTG GGGAGCTGTTTGCCCAGGCGCCAGTGGAGGAGTATCCCGGCATCACAGTGGAAACAGTGAGCGACTCAAGCCGATACTTTGTGCTCCGCATCCAGGATGACAACG GACGCAGTGCCTTCATAGGCATTGGGTTTGGAGACCGAGGCGATGCCTTTGACTTCAATGTTGCACTGCAGGACCACTTCAA GTGGGTGAAACAGGAAAATGAATTAACCAAGCAGGCGCAGGCACCAGACTCAACTCCTAAACTGGACCTGGGCTTCAAAGAAGGACAGACCATCACTCTCAATATTGGG CAATCAAAAAAGAAGGACAGGTCTCGTCCGCAGAGTTCAGGTGGCATTGGGCtccttccacctcctcctggaGGCAAGCTAGCCCCGCCTCCTTCATCCAGATCTAACAGTCATAACACACAACCGTCTGCAGGAGGAAGTGACACCG GTTGTTTGCTAGACCTGGACTCCACTAACTCAAACTCAGCAGCTCCATCCAACCCCACCACCACAGCCAGCTCTGACCTGTGGGGAGATTTTGACTCTGTATCCCCGAA AGTTACCGTGGAAACTGCAGAGAAGCAGGACCACTGGAAGGATGCCCATTCCTTCAACTTGTAA
- the nat14 gene encoding N-acetyltransferase 14, protein MVRLELDQVVMRRMKEDDIEIVKALIKEGCEGTENRLILHILTRPLCLFILAVFSSILRCLVHSFIMALAIPVFLLIVFLKLTMPRSTGVLGSSRPYWDYVGSSFRGTQDETLQNPFCRISGKTPVTKKSRRSIGPKEKDKDTSTEKITPEREEEAGQVWVADCDGDILGCVFRESKQRAGIRRICRLVTGSWYRREGLGRLLVQSLEQRERETGAHRVYAHVPYPSKVGEAFFRKLGYQQLGEGTDEDEDGERKLETPERGFLGYSLTKVFYKDL, encoded by the exons ATGGTGAGGCTGGAGTTGGATCAAGTggtgatgaggaggatgaaggaggacGACATTGAGATAGTCAAAGCCCTCATCAAG GAGGGCTGTGAAGGCACAGAGAACCGTCTCATTCTCCACATCCTCACTCGTCCGCTCTGCCTTTTCATTCTGGCAGTTTTCTCTTCAATCCTGCGCTGCCTTGTGCATTCCTTTATCATGGCCCTCGCTATTCCTGTCTTCCTGCTAATTGTCTTTCTCAAACTCACCATGCCACGGTCCACAGGGGTTCTGGGCAGCAGTCGCCCCTACTGGGACTATGTAGGTAGCAGCTTTAGGGGGACGCAGGATGAAACTCTGCAGAATCCCTTCTGCAGGATCAGTGGCAAGACACCAGTGACAAAAAAG TCAAGGCGCAGTATTGGACCCAAAGAAAAGGACAAGGATACGTCAACAGAGAAGATCACTCCCGAGAGGGAAGAGGAAGCGGGGCAGGTGTGGGTGGCAGACTGTGACGGGGACATCCTGGGCTGCGTTTTCCGCGAGAGCAAGCAACGAGCAGGTATAAGGAGGATCTGCAGGCTGGTGACGGGCTCCTGGTACCGCAGGGAGGGTCTGGGCCGGCTTCTTGTCCAGAGTctggagcagagggagagggaaacTGGTGCACACAGAGTGTACGCGCATGTCCCCTACCCTTCGAAGGTGGGGGAGGCCTTCTTCAGGAAACTGGGTTATCAGCAGCTGGGGGAAGGCACTGATGAAGAcgaagatggagagaggaagcTGGAGACTCCAGAGAGAGGCTTTCTGGGATACTCGCTCACTAAGGTGTTTTACAAAGACTTGTGA
- the sbk3 gene encoding uncharacterized serine/threonine-protein kinase SBK3 codes for MLESRHKVNRDQSTEQKMTAAAGQELDELCYLSAQSMSTLKVSNHFQVVKLLGEGSYGKVMLAVHRKRGTPMALKFFPRESTSLTSFLREYNLSLSYCTHPSLTRALGIFFSTPTYYVFAQQAGLYGDLYNVIVSEDGVDEECVQRVMSQLSGAVMHLHSLGFVHRDIKPENIFLCDSSCRWVKLGDFGLTRAIGYTVRGVWYDSPFCTPEVEPAKEAQKVRERRECEGTEEEMEDLWITVEPSIDSWALGVLIYCLLTGCFPWEESTHDDHGYRRYKQWFDQEEKIRGGEWRGEEDIDSYTIMKANHSDNPPPSQFEGLSPFVMTLFRELLHPQPKQRGSPEEILSYLGGPWLMETAIEEKRKAEEAEKEARKIREGGGVGEELVREGRGER; via the exons ATGCTGGAAAGTCGACACAAAGTGAACAGAGATCAATCAACTGAACAGAAAATGACA GCTGCAGCAGGTCAGGAACTTGACGAGCTGTGTTACCTGTCGGCGCAGTCCATGTCGACCCTGAAGGTCTCCAACCACTTCCAGGTGGTAAAACTCCTGGGAGAAGGATCCTATGGAAAGGTCATGTTGGCCGTACATAGAAAGAGAG GAACCCCGATGGCTCTGAAGTTCTTCCCTCGTGAGTCTACCTCTCTCACCTCTTTCCTGCGTGAATACAATCTCTCCCTTTCTTACTGCACCCATCCTTCTCTGACACGGGCGCTTGGCATCTTCTTTTCCACACCTACCTACTATGTCTTTGCCCAGCAAGCTGGTCTCTATGGTGACCTCTACAACGTAATAGTGTCAGAG gACGGGGTGGATGAAGAATGTGTCCAGAGGGTGATGTCCCAACTGAGCGGTGCTGTTATGCACCTCCACTCTCTGGGCTTCGTGCACCGTGACATTAAACCTGAGAATATCTTCCTGTGTGACAGTTCCTGTCGCTGGGTCAAGCTGGGTGACTTTGGTCTCACCCGGGCCATCGGCTACACCGTTCGCGGCGTCTGGTATGACTCGCCCTTCTGTACTCCCGAGGTGGAGCCTGCCAAGGAGGCTCAGAaggtgagggagaggagggagtgtGAAGGAActgaggaggagatggaagaCCTTTGGATAACAGTGGAGCCCTCTATTGACAGCTGGGCCCTTGGTGTACTCATCTACTGCCTATTAACTGGCTGCTTCCCCTGGGAGGAGAGCACCCATGATGACCATGGCTACAGAAGATACAAGCAGTGGTTTGACCAGGAGGAGAAGATCAGGGGAGGCGAGTGGAGGGGTGAGGAGGACATTGACAGTTACACAATCATGAAGGCAAACCACAGTGACAACCCTCCGCCTTCCCAGTTTGAGGGCCTCAGCCCGTTTGTGATGACTCTTTTCCGCGAGCTGCTCCACCCGCAGCCCAAGCAGCGTGGAAGCCCAGAGGAGATCCTGAGCTACCTGGGAGGGCCATGGCTGATGGAGACAGCGatagaggagaagaggaaagcagaggaggcagagaaggaggccagaaaaataagagagggaggaggagtaggagagGAGCTGGTGAGGGAAGGAAGGGGGGAGAGATAA
- the znf628 gene encoding zinc finger protein 628 has translation MANSVATLVVQAELLPPQSTASLSPFPSLLGSGEDGEDDRERGELVDGDKGVVEGGEEVVLDMVTSAVSGPAQQPEQSDHPFRCLDCGKSFRWSSRLTHHQRSHNNERPYRCNLCPKAFKGSSALLYHQRSHSGEKPYKCQDCGKAFKRSSLLQVHQSVHTGVRTFLCPYCPLTFKWSSHYQYHLRQHTGECPYPCDTCPKAFKNSSSLRRHKNVHLGLKPYTCSVCNKSFTQSTNLRQHMRIHTGERPYVCSECGRSFTHSSNLALHKNSHSNLNAAGKEGKRGEDAQTRNDIVEVVVGAEEVTSSMLTDMVGFVSQAGTDGVGVGMEEVFLSTTSSGQNPNLLPQLTLTSSGENVCASRAIGTEVHLSMDTGASVLLYSCGSCSHTFGTRTELEEHQAIHMAPEEHRASGEAGPGAGMEVGDGLVGASHLLADFEEVVETTTVAESGHTTEVLLGLTEGADGSNANVGTTQAQFDLLQSFTEVTQSSESVQPEARTTWAGLSCGYCNKTFKTSGGLNRHVSLMHSLSSQSRSQFSCSACDRSFPLLSSLLTHQHSHTPEQRLLAEAEAEIVCPPSLSLSLPLPSSPSQADKQQEGQRKIHVDIITVSEEHEEQPTKPAKAPKKTGASKGTPAGERPYRCSECGKAFKGSSGLKYHMRDHTGERPYRCTECGKSFKRSSLLSIHQRVHTGVRAFQCPHCPLTFKWSSHYQYHLRQHTGERPYVCKECGKSFKNTSCLRRHSQMHSGLRPHTCSICSKSFSQTSNLKQHERTHSGERPFQCTHCNKSFTHSSNLQLHLRTHSSRKDFKCPYCSKEFVMHSYLQRHIRTHGSGVPLPCPGGGGKEGVAVKASVGGVTTTTTLLNPITLEASGNSGSLIVSQPALNIPPNTSQNYFMIQTASGLQLIPLTSPPPAPPPPPPPPPPSQPQNFLLLQCPSTNGSQSSLILVPTANNPPPAPEPQTLPVLQTLQALQPVLNQTQTPMPQFSTVSQQQQQTRIIITNNNNNASTPVATPTHNLSANSLLTKPILGKSTRTARGRRGRKPKTALQKSVTALVGQTAGGTVSVTNCNVTSVAQRQSITAANTTTESLPSSVSTASRCPLSISCTTIPSLSTSTTVAPTVDTSGSSLSVTMVTPATTAATTSVSTLATPEGKPPTTLGEVRTGETMTGKQFVLCFDNEGRAKEGMNIGEGGESYVLQFEGDASGEAVDGGMGGEGKSLVLQFKTNGQGEGEKGGDKGGMMSLLHDWGGEKQGERQTGEDGSQGESYVLHFHTESQDSGPSSATFSQGQDNSLQLSCTPTQGLVPLDGQEVVFELGGETKIEQETEEGMQMIALIEGEGGMMGEEGAGCSAANSRVTEGGGAMESIFQLEGGEEIVIIEVSTSSLREGRIERGVDGEISQSSEVKYESGTVEAKEKSVKEHNSTDSSEVQTSTEDTMRNGPIPNSKEMQFSN, from the exons ATGGCTAACTCAGTGGCCACTTTAGTGGTCCAAGCAGAACTCTTACCACCTCAGTCCACcgcctccctctctcctttcccaTCCCTTCTTGGTTCAGGAGAGGATGGCGAGGATGATAGGGAGAGGGGGGAGCTGGTGGATGGAGACAAGGGTGTAGTGGAGGGCGGAGAGGAGGTTGTTCTGGACATGGTGACGTCGGCTGTGTCAGGCCCGGCCCAGCAGCCCGAGCAGTCGGACCATCCCTTCCGGTGTCTGGACTGTGGCAAGAGCTTCAGGTGGTCGTCCAGGCTCACCCACCACCAGAGGAGCCACAACAACGAGAGACCCTATCGCTGCAACCTCTGTCCCAAGGCCTTCAAGGGCTCCTCCGCTTTGCTCTACCATCAACG GTCTCACTCAGGGGAGAAGCCTTACAAATGTCAAGACTGTGGCAAAGCCTTCAAACGCTCATCTCTGCTCCAG GTTCATCAGAGTGTCCACACTGGAGTGCGTACCTTCTTGTGCCCCTATTGCCCCTTGACCTTTAAATGGAGTTCTCATTACCAGTATCACCTGCGCCAGCACACTGGAGAGTGCCCATACCCCTGTGACACTTGCCCCAAGGCCTTCAAGAACTCAAGCAGTCTTAGGCGACACAAGAATGTCCATCTCGGTCTCAAGCCTTACACCTGCTCGGTGTGTAACAAATCCTTCACTCAGTCTACCAACCTGAGGCAGCACATGAGGATACATACAGGCGAGAGGCCCTACGTCTGCAGTGAGTGTGGACGCAGCTTCACACACTCATCAAACCTGGCCCTGCACAAGAACTCTCACTCCAACCTCAACGCAgcagggaaggagggaaagaggggaGAGGATGCACAAACTAGAAATGACATAGTGGAGGTGGTGGTAGGGGcagaggaagtgacatcatcCATGTTGACAGACATGGTGGGATTTGTGAGCCAGGCAGGGACCGATGGAGTAGGGGTGGGGATGGAGGAAGTGTTCTTGTCAACCACCTCGTCCGGCCAGAATCCAAACCTTCTCCCCCAGCTCACCCTCACCTCCTCTGGAGAGAATGTTTGTGCATCCAGGGCCATCGGCACAGAGGTTCACCTGAGCATGGACACCGGGGCCAGTGTGCTGCTGTACAGCTGTGGCAGTTGCAGCCACACCTTTGGCACAAGAACAGAGCTAGAGGAGCACCAGGCCATCCACATGGCTCCAGAGGAACACAGGGCCAGTGGGGAAGCGGGACCTGGGGCAGGGATGGAGGTTGGGGATGGGCTGGTGGGAGCCAGCCACCTGCTGGCTGATTttgaggaggtggtggagacgACCACAGTGGCTGAAAGTGGACACACGACAGAGGTGCTCCTTGGACTGACGGAAGGAGCAGATGGAAGCAATGCA AATGTGGGCACCACCCAGGCCCAGTTTGACCTGCTGCAGAGCTTCACCGAGGTGACTCAGAGCTCTGAGTCCGTTCAGCCAGAGGCCAGAACCACATGGGCAGGGCTGTCATGTGGCTACTGCAATAAGACCTTCAAGACCAGTGGAGGCCTCAATAGACATGTGTCACTG ATGCACTCTCTCTCATCCCAGTCCCGTTCCCAGTTCAGCTGCTCCGCCTGCGACCGCTCCTTCCCCCTTCTCTCCTCACTCCTTACCCATCAACACTCCCACACCCCTGAGCAACGTCTCCTGGCCGAGGCAGAGGCCGAGATAGTTTGCCCTCCTTCCCTTTCCTTGTCTCTCCCGCTTCCCTCTTCTCCCAGTCAGGCTGACAAGCAGCAGGAAGGACAGAGGAAGATCCATGTTGATATCATTACCGTCAGCGAGGAGCACGAGGAGCAGCCGACCAAACCTGCCAAAGCCCCCAAAAAGACAGGAGCTAGCAAGGGTACTCCTGCTGGAG AGAGGCCATATCGCTGTTCAGAGTGTGGAAAAGCTTTTAAAGGGTCATCGGGACTTAAATACCACATGAGGGATCATACTGGGGAAAGGCCCTACCGCTGCACTGAGTGTGGAAAGAGCTTCAAGAGgtcctctctgctctctatcCACCAGAGG GTACACACAGGCGTACGGGCCTTCCAGTGCCCTCATTGCCCTCTCACGTTCAAATGGAGTTCTCACTACCAGTACCACTTGCGGCAACACACAGGCGAGAGGCCTTATGTGTGTAAGGAGTGTGGCAAGTCCTTCAAGAACACCAGCTGCCTGCGCAGACACAGTCAGATGCACTCTGGACTGCGGCCTCATACCTGCTCTATCTGCTCCAAGTCTTTCTCCCAGACGTCAAACCTCAAACAG caTGAACGTACCCATTCTGGTGAGAGACCCTTTCAGTGCACACATTGCAATAAAAGCTTTACACACTCCTCCAACCTCCAGCTCCACCTTCGTACACACTCCTCACGCAAGGACTTCAAATGCCCGTACTGCTCGAAAGAGTTCGTCATGCACTCCTACTTGCAGAGGCACATCCGAACCCACGGTAGTGGTGTTCCTCTGCCCTGCCCTGGTGGTGGAGGTAAAGAAGGTGTGGCAGTGAAAGCCAGTGTTGGAGGCGTAACAACCACCACAACTCTGCTCAACCCCATCACCCTGGAAGCCTCAGGAAACAGTGGCAGCCTGATTGTGTCCCAGCCAGCACTAAATATTCCCCCCAACACTTCCCAGAACTACTTCATGATTCAGACAGCCAGCGGCTTGCAGCTCATTCCTCTGACATCCCCTCCACCtgcaccaccacctcctccgcCACCACCACCTCCGTCCCAGCCACAAaacttcctcctcctgcagtgCCCCTCCACCAATGGCAGCCAGTCGAGCTTGATCCTCGTCCCTACAGCAAACAACCCTCCACCAGCCCCGGAGCCTCAGACTCTCCCTGTGCTTCAGACTCTCCAAGCACTCCAGCCTGTCCTAAACCAAACACAGACTCCGATGCCCCAGTTTTCAACTGTgtcacagcaacaacagcagacCAGGATCATAATCaccaacaataataacaatgcaAGCACTCCTGTTGCCACGCCAACACACAACCTCTCAGCCAACTCTCTCCTGACCAAGCCTATACTAGGGAAAAGCACACGGACAGCAAGGGGCAGACGGGGACGCAAACcaaaaactgctcttcagaaatcTGTAACAGCTCTCGTCGGTCAGACTGCAGGCGGAACTGTGTCAGTAACAAACTGTAATGTAACCAGTGTTGCACAGAGGCAGAGTATTACTGCTGCTAACACCACCACAGAATCACTACCATCATCTGTATCCACAGCATCCCGCTGTCCTCTGTCTATATCTTGCACTACTATCCCAAGTCTGTCAACTTCCACCACTGTAGCCCCCACAGTGGATACCTCAGGATCCTCATTatctgttaccatggttacaccAGCCACCACAGCAGCCACAACATCAGTTTCTACTCTTGCTACCCCTGAAGGGAAACCCCCGACCACACTGGGGGAAGTAAGGACAGGGGAGACCATGACAGGGAAACAGTTTGTGTTATGTTTTGATAATGAAGGACGGGCGAAGGAGGGGATGAATATTGGGGAGGGTGGGGAGTCGTATGTGTTGCAGTTCGAAGGGGACGCATCAGGAGAGGCAGTGGATGGTGGGATGGGTGGGGAGGGAAAGTCACTTGTGCTGCAGTTCAAGACCAATGGgcaaggagagggagaaaagggggGAGATAAAGGAGGGATGATGTCACTTCTGCATGATTGGGGAGGAGAAAAGcagggtgagagacagacaggagaggatGGCAGCCAGGGAGAGTCCTATGTCCTTCACTTCCACACTGAGTCACAGGACAGTGGTCCATCCAGTGCTACCTTCAGCCAAGGGCAAGACAACAGCCTGCAGCTTTCCTGCACACCTACCCAAGGTTTGGTACCCCTTGATGGGCAGGAGGTGGTGTTTGAACTTGGTGGTGAGACCAAGATAGAGCAGGAAACTGAGGAGGGCATGCAGATGATAGCCCTGATTGAAGGTGAAGGGGGAATGATGGGAGAAGAAGGGGCAGGTTGCAGTGCTGCAAACAGTCGGGTTACTGAGGGTGGAGGAGCTATGGAAAGTATCTTTCAActagaaggaggagaggaaattgTCATTATTGAGGTCAGCACCAGTAGCTTAAGAGAGGGAAGGATAGAGAGAGGAGTTGATGGGGAAATCTCACAGAGCAGTGAagtgaaatatgagagtggaacAGTAGAAGCAAAGGAAAAGTCTGTAAAAGAACACAACTCTACGGACAGTTCAGAGGTACAGACATCAACTGAAGATACAATGAGAAATGGACCTATACCTAACTCTAAAGAGATGCAGTTCTCTAACTAA
- the aicda gene encoding single-stranded DNA cytosine deaminase → LVSFCLSVLLPRKKFIYHYKNVRWARGRHETYLCFVVKRRVGPDSLSFDFGHLRNRNGCHVELLFLRYLGALCPGVWGYGNTGQRISYSITWFCSWSPCANCSRRLAQFLSQVPNVRLRIFVSRLYFCDLEDSRERDGLRLLKNAGVQITVMSYKDFFYCWQTFVARNQSKFKAWEELHRNSVRLTRTLNRILQPCDIDDLRDAFKLLGL, encoded by the exons CTTGTCTCCTTTTGTCTCAGTGTGCTTTTGCCCCGGAAAAAGTTCATCTACCATTACAAGAACGTGCGCTGGGCAAGGGGACGGCATGAAACATACCTCTGCTTTGTAGTGAAGAGGCGAGTGGGGCCAGACTCTTTATCCTTTGACTTTGGACACCTGCGCAATCGCAATGGCTGCCATGTAGAG CTGCTGTTCCTGCGATATCTGGGAGCCTTGTGCCCTGGTGTGTGGGGTTATGGAAATACTGGACAGAGGATCAGTTACTCCATCACCTGGTTCTGCTCTTGGTCTCCCTGTGCCAACTGCTCTCGCAGACTGGCCCAGTTCCTCAGCCAGGTACCCAACGTTCGCCTTAGGATCTTCGTATCACGCCTCTACTTTTGTGACTTGGAGGACAGCCGTGAGAGAGACGGCCTGAGGTTGCTAAAAAACGCCGGCGTGCAGATCACAGTCATGAGTTACAAAG ACTTCTTCTACTGCTGGCAGACTTTTGTAGCTCGTAATCAGAGCAAATTCAAGGCCTGGGAAGAGCTGCACCGAAACTCTGTTCGCCTAACAAGAACACTCAACCGCATACTCCAG cccTGTGACATTGATGATTTAAGAGATGCCTTCAAGCTTCTTGGGCTGTGA